TCCCTGTTCACCTCTCCCTGATCGCCGGTGCGGAACCAGCCGTCGGTGAAAGCTTCGGCCGTCGCCTCCGGCCGGTTCCAGTATCCCGCGAAAATGTTGGGACCGCGCACGAGAATCTCATCGCCACTTCCCAACCGCATCTCAATGCCGGGGATTGCGGGTCCGACGAAGCCCGGGAGAAAATCGTCGGGATCATCCATCGTGCAAATGGCTGTAGTTTCCGTCAGTCCGTAGACTTGAAGGACCGGTAGCCCCAGCATCATGAAGAAAAGCTGTGTCTCTTGTTGCAGGGGGGCCGATCCGCAGATCAGAGCCCGGAGCCGGGGCCCTAATTTCTCCCGCACGCGGGGGAAGATCAAGCGCCGCGCCACCATGTAACACAGCCGGTCGTGCCAGGAGGGGGGCCCATACCGAGCCGCCTCCTGCTGGCCGGAATCATTTCGGCTACGATACATCCCGAGCCAGGCCGAAGCGGCCTTGCGATAAAGCGTCCATATCAGGCGCCCGCGTTTGCGCAGCTCGTCTTCAATGCCCGCCTTCATACGCTCCAAAAGGGTGGGGACATTGAGAAAATACTCCGGCTGAGCCAGGGCAAGTTCCTCGGGCAGTTTGCTCAGGTCCGTCGAAAGCGTCAGGACACTGGCCCGCGACAGGCATGTCAGGAGCAAAATCCACGACCCGGCAAAACAGAACGGGAGATAATGAAAGACCTGATCCGCCGGAGGGGCGTCAGCGCGTGCTTCCTCGCCAACCCCCTCGGATTTCGCTTCCCGCGCGAACGCACTTGAACGTCGCCTCATTAACTGATCCAGCCGGGCATTGGTCTGCGGCAGCATGAAATTGAGATTGCCGACGGTGAGGATGACGCCCTTGGGCTCGCCTGACGTTCCCGACGTATAGATGATCGTCACCGGATCATCGTCCGAAAGAGGGATGGGACCATCTCCGAGAAGCGCTACTGGCGGCGCAGGATGTCCAGCCAAGGCACTCGCTGAATCGAAACTGCGCGCAACCGTCCCGAAAATCTCAGCGAACGTGATGATGGGTGGCAGACCCCGCACTCTGTCATGTATGGACGCCGACTCCCCGGTCCCGGATGTTCGCCTCAGGCTTTCGAGAATGGGATTCTCTGGCTCCTTTGATGAAGCAGAGGCTGCTGGAGCTTCGCCGCAGATGAGAGCGGGCTGGCAGTCTCTGATGATTGCTTCCATCCGCGCTGCCGTCTCCCGGACAAACAGCGGAACCGTGATAATCCCTTCGGCCATGAGCGCGAGATTGAGCGCCACATAACGAACACTATTAGGGGCCAGCAGGACAACCCGATCTCCTTTTGTGAGGCCGCGACTCCGAAGAAACACCCGCGCCCGCGCCGTCTCTGCCAGCAACTCATCGGCCGTTGTTGACACGAGACGACCTTCCCGCACTTCCCGAAGAACGGGCTGCGAGCCCCTTTGTTTCAAATGAGTGAAAACTGTTTCCAAGAAGTTCATCGAATCCCCAAACGGACAGTTGCTTCTGGCCGCCCTCCCCGCTGATGAGGCGGGAGCCACAAAAGGTCCCCCCGACAGATGATCCGCTCGCCTCGCTCATTCTCGCGGCGAATTCTTTCCCTTTCCATTACGTGTACCTTTCAGCCAAACGGCGTAAGGGTTGACTGAGTGGTGGCAGATAGTCCTCCCAGGAATAAATGCCGCTGCGCGTCGGGAATTCCGGATAGCACAGCTTAACGTGCTGTTCGAAGTACACTCCCATCCGCGCCATGACCTTTAAATTCTTCGCTACCGTCCGACCAATTCCGTCGGCGATGGCCTCCCTGTCTTTGGCGAGCGTCTCCAGCATCCCGACGAGTTTATCCTCAAGATCGGCATCGTCAACCTCGACGACAAGATGGTCGTGTCCACGCTCGCGCATGAGATTTCGGATTCGCTCATCCATCGTCACTCCCGCTGACGGAACGAGTGCGGGCATACTGGTGACGATGGCATGATACCGAGACGAGATCATCAGCGACCCCTTTCGGAGGATGCTCACAAGCTCGTACATGTTATAGTCCTCCGATGTCAGCACGGGGCGCCCTCCGAGGAGATTGGCCAACCGATGACAGGCCGGTTGATCCAAGCGCTCCATTGCAACGATCAGGGTGAAGGCGGGGAATTTCGCCGTAAAGGCAGTGACAGCCCTTGCCCACGCCTTCAGATAGCGATCAAATGCCTCAATGACATCGGGTCCCCAGCGATGGAAATAAATCGTTCGATACTGGCTCTCCCGGTAAGCACCCATTAAAGAGGCAGCGAGATATTTTACCAAGGACGGCTTGACGGGCCACCAATAGGGATTAATCGGACAGAGGACCAGAACAGGCTCCTTTCCATCCCAGCCGAGTCGGCGTAAGACGGCTTCTCCGTATTCTGGACCATGAGGCTCGAAGGTCCACGCCGTATCCGTTCCTACCTCAGTGGGAACTCCGAGCTGCCCAAGTAGCGCCGCTGACTCCTCATTCCGCGTGATGATCAGCGATTGACTACAGTAGCGTTTGACCATCTTCATGAGCAGCGGATCCATGGCACCCGCTTCAGCTCCGTAGCCGACGGAGATCTTATTCTCGGCCGCAGCAATGCCCAACGCTCCAATCATCATCGTCGTCAGGGCATTGGCGAACTTGCTCTTGAACATGGAGCCCTCGCAGGCCACGACGCCGTGATACCGGGGGACCTCGCGGATCAGAAAGGGGGGAAACACGTCGGGCAATTTGACCTGTCGTGTGCCTTCAAAATATCCCTCACTGAAGGCAAAATTTTGCGTCAGGACGCTCAACTCCACCTTGTCGGGGCCCAGGATATGCCGGATCTGGCGAAGCATCTCCTCCACGCGCACATCAGCACCCGTATTGCGCGTCCCGTTGTAACCCGCGAATAAAAGTTTGAGCTTCTGGCCCGGGCGCCACCGGGAATCGCGAGCGCCAAGAATCCAGCGCAGTTTCGCCAGCTCAATAAGCCCGCTCATCCAGCCTTCTAAGACGAAATCCATCATGGCCAGTGTCGGTCAACGAGACGGCTTTCCCCGGGCACCTCTCCGCCAGTGTCAGTGATGAACCGATACTGTAACTGCCTCGGGCCACTCCCGATAGGGATAGGTGAAATTTCCCTGCTTGGCAAAACGCAGCAGTCCCGCGCAATAGCGAGAGAACGGGACCGGTTTCTTGCCCAGCTCACCGATGACTCGCGAATTGTCAAAAACCGTGTTCCACACCAGATAGGGCAGAAAAACTTTGAGCAATGAGGCCAGATAACCAACTGACGTCCCGCGCCAGCCGGCCAATAAGCCCACCGTGGCCGAAAAAGGCCGCACCAACCAGGGAAGATAGAGAGGCGGCATCTTGCCGAGCGCCGCTGAGAGTGTGTCCGTCAGGCGACGAAACGTCTCCGATTCGACCCCCGACGAGAGGTGATAGGTGTCATAAAGCGGTTTTTCCTTCTGATGCAGATAGGCGATCGCTTCCCCGACATAATCAGCCGGGACAATGTCAATTCGATCATTGGGGCGAAACGGGAGCACGGGTAACCCGGCTAAGAAGACAAAAGCCCGGACCA
This sequence is a window from Blastocatellia bacterium. Protein-coding genes within it:
- a CDS encoding polysaccharide pyruvyl transferase family protein, producing the protein MSGLIELAKLRWILGARDSRWRPGQKLKLLFAGYNGTRNTGADVRVEEMLRQIRHILGPDKVELSVLTQNFAFSEGYFEGTRQVKLPDVFPPFLIREVPRYHGVVACEGSMFKSKFANALTTMMIGALGIAAAENKISVGYGAEAGAMDPLLMKMVKRYCSQSLIITRNEESAALLGQLGVPTEVGTDTAWTFEPHGPEYGEAVLRRLGWDGKEPVLVLCPINPYWWPVKPSLVKYLAASLMGAYRESQYRTIYFHRWGPDVIEAFDRYLKAWARAVTAFTAKFPAFTLIVAMERLDQPACHRLANLLGGRPVLTSEDYNMYELVSILRKGSLMISSRYHAIVTSMPALVPSAGVTMDERIRNLMRERGHDHLVVEVDDADLEDKLVGMLETLAKDREAIADGIGRTVAKNLKVMARMGVYFEQHVKLCYPEFPTRSGIYSWEDYLPPLSQPLRRLAERYT
- a CDS encoding AMP-binding protein, producing MNFLETVFTHLKQRGSQPVLREVREGRLVSTTADELLAETARARVFLRSRGLTKGDRVVLLAPNSVRYVALNLALMAEGIITVPLFVRETAARMEAIIRDCQPALICGEAPAASASSKEPENPILESLRRTSGTGESASIHDRVRGLPPIITFAEIFGTVARSFDSASALAGHPAPPVALLGDGPIPLSDDDPVTIIYTSGTSGEPKGVILTVGNLNFMLPQTNARLDQLMRRRSSAFAREAKSEGVGEEARADAPPADQVFHYLPFCFAGSWILLLTCLSRASVLTLSTDLSKLPEELALAQPEYFLNVPTLLERMKAGIEDELRKRGRLIWTLYRKAASAWLGMYRSRNDSGQQEAARYGPPSWHDRLCYMVARRLIFPRVREKLGPRLRALICGSAPLQQETQLFFMMLGLPVLQVYGLTETTAICTMDDPDDFLPGFVGPAIPGIEMRLGSGDEILVRGPNIFAGYWNRPEATAEAFTDGWFRTGDQGEVNREGKWKIIGRVKNLIVLSSGHNVAPEPIEQMVEQTLLRIAHEGVPPAPAARAPVTVQAMVVGHGRSHLGVIITGNWTPEQITAALEHVNRQLPSFKRIRAFHISPEPFTPDNGLLTANGKLRRQEIERRFRQEIEQMYR